The DNA sequence GGAACGCCCTCGCCTGCGCCGCCGCCCTGGCCAACCTCGATCTGTTCGAGAAGGAGCGCGTGCTGGAGCGTGTGCAGCCCAAGATCGCTTTGCTCGCGCGCTTGCTCCGGCGGATCGCCCTCCTCCCGCACGTCGGCGATGTACGGCAGTGCGGCTTCATGGCGGGGATCGAACTCGTGCGCTCCCGGCGCACGAAACGGGAGTACGCCTACGCCGCGCGCGTCGGCCACCGCGTCTGCATGCGGGCGCGCGACCACGGGGTCATGATCCGCCCGCTCGGGGACGTCATCGTGATACTCCCCCCGCTCTCCATCTCGCGCCGCGAGCTCGAATTCCTGTGCGGAGTGGTCGAGCGCTGCATCCGCGAGGAGACGGAGTGAGATGGGTGCTTCCCGGACGCCGCACCGCCGAGTTATCCACAGAAAACGGCACGTATCCACACCCCCAGGGCACACTTAAGTGTGCCCTGGGGAGATTGACGGGGAGGATTGATTAGTGGTAAGGGTTCTTATAACCGGTACGGACACAGGCGTGGGGAAAACGGTCGTCACCGCCCTTTTAGCCGCGTGCCTTCGGCGGCGCGGGGTGAACGCCGGAGTGATGAAGCCCGTGTCGAGCGGCTGCGTGCAGACCGATCGCGGCCTCGTGTCGCCCGATGCGATGCTGTTCGAACGCGCGCTCGGCCCGCTCGATCCGCCGGAGCTCGTCAACCCGGTCCGCTACCGGGCGCCGCTCGCGCCGTCCGTCGCCGCGCGAAAGGAGGGGAGGGCGCTGGACCTTCCGGCGCTCGACGCGGCGTTCGAGGAGATGTCGCGGCGGTATGACGTCCTCCTCGTCGAGGGCGTCGGCGGCCTCCTCGTGCCGCTCGAGGGGCGGTTCACCGTCGCCGACCTTGCCCTCCGCTGGAAACT is a window from the Chlamydiota bacterium genome containing:
- the bioD gene encoding dethiobiotin synthase, translating into MGKTVVTALLAACLRRRGVNAGVMKPVSSGCVQTDRGLVSPDAMLFERALGPLDPPELVNPVRYRAPLAPSVAARKEGRALDLPALDAAFEEMSRRYDVLLVEGVGGLLVPLEGRFTVADLALRWKLPLLVVARPGLGTINHTALTVLHARARDIPVAGFVFNSCRCDAPPPRQGVRDARERSVEQAAEGEGLSADNAACIGELCEAPFLGSIPRGGADPVAPDSWDRLLAAVAPIADALISRI